The sequence GGCGCCCCCGGCTTCCCGCCGCCCGGCGCGCCGGGCGCGGCCGGGTTCCCGCCGCCCCCCGGGGCGCCCGCCGGCTTCCCCGCCCCCGCCCCGGCCAAGAAGTCCGGCGGCAAGAAGGCGCTCAGCATCGTCGGTGCCATCGTCGCCGCCCTGGTCATCTTCGGGCTGAAGTTCGGCCTGGCCAGCGCGCTGTCCTCGGACCCCACCAAGGACGCCAAGGTGAACGACTGCATCTCGGTCAGCGAGGACCTGTCGGACAAGGCCAAGGAGACCGAGGCCGAGATCGTCGACTGTGGCAAGTCCGACGCCAAGTTCGTCGTGGTCGGCCGTGTCGACGGCAC is a genomic window of Actinoplanes teichomyceticus ATCC 31121 containing:
- a CDS encoding LppU/SCO3897 family protein — its product is MSNPVEPPHGAQNVPPADGGQAFPPPNAGAPGFPPPNAGAPGFPPPGAPGAAGFPPPPGAPAGFPAPAPAKKSGGKKALSIVGAIVAALVIFGLKFGLASALSSDPTKDAKVNDCISVSEDLSDKAKETEAEIVDCGKSDAKFVVVGRVDGTDDVNSTACDQYFKETDKDPAVLTSSGDDKYLLCVKAAK